In Lolium rigidum isolate FL_2022 chromosome 3, APGP_CSIRO_Lrig_0.1, whole genome shotgun sequence, the genomic window CTATTGAAGAAGTGGTACCTTGGAAAGACTCACTGGGATCCCTCGGTGATGGAGCATCTTACATTTGCATTGTCACTCTGTGGCCAGACAACTGTTCTTGCCAAGCATCTCGAAGAGGTTTTACCTGGAATATACCCTCGAACTGAGAGATGGTATAGTCTAGCCCTTTGTTACTCTGCAGCTTCTGATAATGAAGCTGCACTAAATTTGCTAAAGAAGTATTTAAATAAGAATGAGAGTCCCAACGACATAAATGCTCTGCTTTTAGCTGCTAAGATATGCAGTTCAGACTATTATCTTGCTTCTGAGGGTGTGGAGTATGCAAAGAGAGCAATCACTGAGGATGAATCATTGGATGGGCATTTAAAGAGTGCTGCACTCCATTTCTTGGGGCTTTGTCTGGTTAATAAGTCTAAAATTGCTTCTTCGGATCATCAAAGATCTCTCTTGCAGGCTGAGGCTTTGAAATCACTTAGTGATGCATTTTCTCTTGATCCCCACAACCCAGATTTAATATTTGACATGGGGGTTGCGTATGCTGAGCAACGAAACATGCATGCTGCCCTGAAATGTGCAAAGCAGTTCATTGACACAACTGGTGGATCGGTTTCTAAAGGCTGGAGGTTGTTATCTTTGGTTCTTTCTGCACAGCAGAGGTATTCAGAAGCAGAAGTGGTGACTGATGCTGCATTAGATGAAACTGCAAAATGGGAACAAGGGCCACTACTTAGAATAAGGGCTAAACTGAAAGCAGCCCAATCACTGCCCATGGAAGCAGTTGAAGCATACCGTACTCTTCTTGCTCTTGTTCAGGCACAAAGCAAGGCTTATGGATCTGTAAAAAATGGCACAGAGGTTTGTCTTTTCaaaaaaatgacttgttaaattcCGTGAAGATTAAAAGAAAGTGGAGATTGCTTGAAAATGTTTATTTGCTAGTAAAAGAGGGTAAAAATATTACTCTAAATATGCAACCATCATCCTTTCTAGTTAGTTTGTAGTGTGATTGGGTCCTGACACTGAACAATGTTGCTCCATAGCAATATCCTTCAAACTGCTTCCTTGTGTGTATTGGCTGCTGAAACAAACTACCACTATGTTTTTCATCAATGCAACCTGTTGTTTTTGTTATCTCATTCTTTGTGAAAATTGTTTCAGGAAAGGGATAATAAAGTGAGTGAGTTTGAAGTTTGGCAAGGTCTTGCCAACTTGTATGCTAGTCTTTCGTACTGGAGAGATGCCGAAATATGTTTGCAGAAAGCTAAAGCTCTGAAAACATATTCTGCCACAACACTTCATGCAGAAGGTGCGGAAACCTTGGTCTCCAATTCATGCCTTGTGAGCCATATCTCTTGTTATTGGTAAAATATAAATTCATCCTTTAAATAAAAGAGTATGAAACTCGTCATGTGCTTTGTGCCTTCAGAGTTTATTTTACCAATATCTCTTGTTATATTTGGTAAAATATAAATTCATCCTTTAAATAAAAGAGTATGAAACTCATCCTGTTATTTGTGCCTTCAGAGTTTATTGTCATGCATGTAATCTATAAGATTTGCGGATTGTCAAGTTAATAAAAAACAAGTAGTATTCCTGTCAAAGAATAAAAGCAAGTAGAGTTGGTTCACTTTTTTTTCCCTTAATTTTCACATTCTAGGCTGGCAGTTGGTACACTAAAAAGTTTGATAATATCCCTAGTTTTCTTCTGTCAAATATCCTGTTACCATCATGATTCGTTCCTTTCATTCCAGGTGACATGCATGAGATCCAAGCGCAAACGCAGCATGCGCTGGGTGCATACTTGAACGCACTATCAACAGAGGTAGATCATGTTCCATCCAAGGTATCCATTGGTGCTCTCCTTTCGAAGCAAGGGCCCAAGTATCTCCCCGTGGCGAGGAGCTTCCTCTCGGATGCCCTAAGGCTTGAGCCTACAAATCGGGCTGCTTGGTTCTACCTAGGGCAGGTCCACAAGCACGACGGGAGGCTAGCTGACGCTGCTGATTGCTTCCAAGCAGCCTCAATGCTTGAGGAGTCAGACCCAGTAGAAAGTCTACGGCCGCTCTGATGGCCGTCTGGAACAACCTGAGGTTTATTCCTTTTTGACGGCAAATTTTCATGTTCCAACTTCACCTTTTTTGGGGTACATAGCTGGGCAGAAGCTGGGGGCCAGGCACATGTATTTTGAATATCTAGGAGCCACTGTGTGTCACGCTGTTGTTGAGAAATGTTGTAATTGGTTGCTAAGTGGTGTATAAGTTGCTCGCCTGATTGTGTTTGGTAGGGCAGAAAGTAAATTCATCGACGTCGCCCATTACTGTAAAAGTTTATAATGAGTCGCCTGTTGGGCAGTAATTGTTGATGCTCTTCATACATAACTTAGTACTAATGTGGTTTCAGCCATTGTTCTAGCAGCGCAGTTTTGAGTGGCATAATCCTGGTTAAACTGGAACAACAGTTTATTGCCACATGCTTATAACTAGAACCTAATGCAAAAAATGCATTGACACTTAATTTGCCAATCTTTCCTGAAAACACCCAATGaacagaaaggaaaaaaaaaacgcaAGTAATAGCAGTTTCTTTCAGCCATTGATGCCGATTTGAAAGCTGATTGTGTTTGCTTTGCCAGCGAATTGTTCATAACTAACATCTATGATTCGTGTGAACAGAACCAGCGCCTCGTCAGAATTTTTGCGCCTGACTATTCTAGCAAGGTGGAAGCTGCGAAATACTAGACGCGCAGCAGATGGCCAAGACGATCTGTTTTTGACAAAGTGATGTTCACCTGTTGATGTGCAATGACGGGAGTCAGTCAATTAGTCCATTAGGTCAGTACTATGCCATATGAAAATTTGATAGCCATAGAAAACTGAAATCAAATAGCTAGATGATAGTACAGTGACATGACAGCCAAAGGGTTCGACTCAAAATAGCAGCTTTCCTTGTACCATCAAAGGCAACCGCACCTGCTAAAAATAAAAGGCCCAAGATTAACCATTTAGAATAATCAAACAATTAACACGAAATAACGTGGATTAGATCCTCCTTTTTTTTGGTACATAGCTAGAGAGTTGGAGGCCAGCTACCTATATTTTGTATGCTTAGGGGTACTAATGTGTTTTCAGCCATTGTTAGTACCTGACTTTTCTAGCGAGCCATGCCTGATAAAAATGGAGCATTAACGACTTATGACCATATGCTTGAAACAACTACAGCCTAATATTAACTGTGTTGGCACTTCATCTGCCAATATTCCCTGAAAATATTAGAAGTCCCGAACTGGCACGTGCTCGTAGGAAAGAGGTGATTGTGCCCTAGAAACACATCTAGTGTTCCATTCCCCTCCCTACCGACGCCGCTGGGCCGCTCCGTCTTCGCTAGCCTTGGGACGAGGCACCGGGGACCACAACCTCTAGCTGTagtgtttctattttttttaactTATTTTTAGTGTCTTCTTCGATATGGTAAGGTAGCGGCTACATCTTAAATTCAGAATAATGTCCTCACCATCTTATCCTTACTTCCGTGGTGTGTCTAGCACCAGCGGAGGGCACGTGAAGTTATGCGTTCTGTGGATCATCCGAGATCCATACGACTTTCGTGTTCGTTGGTGTAATTTCAGGTCTGGTTATTCGGATCTACAGGTTTCATATTTAGCGAAGGTTGCTGCTCTTGGTCATTTGGGGTCTTAGCACCACGACTTCTATGTTTATCTACTACAACTAGTTGTACTATAACAAGTTTTGTCCGGCTTCGATGATGGGGACGCGATAACAACAGCGCTCCTTCAGCTTGCGCCAGTGTCTGTAGTATCGTTAGGTGGTGTAAAGActtatttgcatttttttattattttaaaattcTTTATACTACTGTGTATGATTATCACGGCGGCCTTTTTCGCAAAAAAATCCCTGAAAACAACCCAACGAACATAAACGGAGAAGGCAGCTACACTAGTTTGTTTCAGCCGTTGATGCTGATTTTGGTTTGCTCTGCCAACGGTCCACAACAACTGCAACTTCAATGAACATGACCAACGCGTAGTCAGTTTTTTGCGCCTGAACTCGCACTAATCCGGAGAGGTGGAAGCTACAAAATACTAGAAGCGCAGCCAGAGACGAACCGTTTTGGACAACAAGATGTGCACTTGTTCGCAATCAGTGATCGATAGGGTTAGTTCAGTAGTAGGCCACATGACAATTTCAAAGCCATAAAAAGCGAAATCATAGTTACAAGAAGGCTCAAAGCCCATtcattaagagcatctctaacggaGCCTGTAAACATACGAACTGTAAAATGCGAGTTCAGGTCACTGAACTCGTGTTTGCAGGTCCAAAAAGTGCCGACGCACATCAAAACCCGTAAATTAAAACGGTAAAAAAAATATTCATAAATATGCCACTACAGTTCCTTTGTTTTTATCCTTTTtcccttcctcctccttcttcctccagTCCAAGCCCCCAGCTTCGGTCGAGGtccgcgccgccccgccccaGCCTGCCCTGCGCCGCGCCGTGCCTCGGCCCCACCTTGCCCCGTGCCGCCCCGGCCCCAGCCTGCCCCGCGCCGCCCCGGCCTTGCCCTGCCCCGCATCGCCTCGGCCTGCCCCGCCCCCACCCTGCCTCGCACCGCCCCGGGCTGCCCCGCCCCGGGCTGCCCCGCCCTcgcccggtgacataggcatcccaaatgggcctgccaaagatagtacccggggtttgtcgaaggcccactacccgaagaataagaaggttcgagagcccaagatatgttaaggaaagtagaattgtaataggaagagttGTTGGTAAatacggcgggatgagttagaaaccgtcccgaactacgtaacttgtacaaaacgaaaccctcggctccacctcttatataaaggggagtcgagggacgaggagatcatcgaatcattgtacgcaaaccctagttttcatattcgtcgagtacttttcggctgaaaccttcgagatctacttgccctctacttctaactaaaccctagcctacaatccataggcattgataagttaatcccttgtcaattggcgccgtacgtgggaattagaggcgtaaggatctgatctcgatggcacgttcaagatcttcgacatcgtcaaccgggagcaacactatggatcgaggtaaacgagaTCGCtgtctggtcttgttgattttgttcctcacccaccctcccgtttggatgcatatgcgtatctggcggagcccttggagatgacgttcggaaggttccactttcgcgtcgagaaggaaggatcgtatcgtgtcgaaattccgatttcgtcgggatcgtcggcggtcgattctgatttttcaagatatgcatcgtcaactgagtcagaagaagaaacttcggcaacacgttacgtcggcatcgaacaagagagaaactcgccaagatcttcggtgacacatcgtttgagtcatctgcggactcatatataagcgatggctcaagcgatgtcgacgagttgcgacttcatcgacaaatccatcacggtgggcaaggtcttcatcaatctcaacaatgatgtcaccaaacccaacatagatgcgAGTgccaaatatcatcagatttatgctatcgaaaatcaagaagaaacatcggaggctttcgacgagttgggaaatccttttgtcgatccctcagatctaaggagaggtatgggcactaaatatgtcgggcccacaccacgcgtcagagttcaacttccacaggcagcttgggatagagcggcaaaagccctagatggttcggagccaatgacgacgacagccacagctcaagaactgcaagcttatcaatataggctcgcacgaaccgcccgagaaatagaaaaacgagacggctgagttgaacgggagaaaggaggcgagcacgcatccggcgaggagaagggcggatctaagtggacaatctagagtttcgggcgatagccacggggaggctcggaacgagaggaagatcaaggttacaacacatacccgaagcgagaaagagagcacttggttcaaaacctcgacatgtcttttatgtcgatagatacaagaggaaatattatccctaagacaccggaagctgggtatatggcgacacaagcttacatccttgcatccgaggccaccccgggagatccaagggaaacattatacaacatggcgttagcg contains:
- the LOC124699412 gene encoding protein NPG1-like; the protein is MAAAAESDNGSEAGPTGESAVLASPLKARARAPESQAGASAATASESEEARVDDGNIQEAESSLREGLSLNYEEARALLGRLEYQRGNVEAALRVFDGIDLQAAIQRFQPSLSEKPSSKRNNKLRSDSSNSGSQHAASLVLEAIYLKAMSLQKLGKATEAAQQCKSVLDAVESIFQRGIPDVMVEQKLQETVSKSVELLPELWKQAGAYQEALASYRRALLSQWNLDDECCTRIQKRFSVFLLYGGVEASPPSLASQTEGSFVPKNNLEEAILLLMILLKKWYLGKTHWDPSVMEHLTFALSLCGQTTVLAKHLEEVLPGIYPRTERWYSLALCYSAASDNEAALNLLKKYLNKNESPNDINALLLAAKICSSDYYLASEGVEYAKRAITEDESLDGHLKSAALHFLGLCLVNKSKIASSDHQRSLLQAEALKSLSDAFSLDPHNPDLIFDMGVAYAEQRNMHAALKCAKQFIDTTGGSVSKGWRLLSLVLSAQQRYSEAEVVTDAALDETAKWEQGPLLRIRAKLKAAQSLPMEAVEAYRTLLALVQAQSKAYGSVKNGTEERDNKVSEFEVWQGLANLYASLSYWRDAEICLQKAKALKTYSATTLHAEGDMHEIQAQTQHALGAYLNALSTEVDHVPSKVSIGALLSKQGPKYLPVARSFLSDALRLEPTNRAAWFYLGQVHKHDGRLADAADCFQAASMLEESDPVESLRPL